From one Eptesicus fuscus isolate TK198812 chromosome 21, DD_ASM_mEF_20220401, whole genome shotgun sequence genomic stretch:
- the LOC103304883 gene encoding patr class I histocompatibility antigen, A-126 alpha chain-like isoform X4, with the protein MRVMRPPTLLLLLSGALVLTPSRAAPALPPVRPPGPHSMRYFSTIWSRPGRGEPRFISVGYVDDTQFVRFDSDAASGRMEPRAPWMQQPWVERERPGYWEEQTLAVKGTAQTFRVNLQTALGYYNQSEDGSHTLQVLSGCDLGPDGRLLRGYSQYAYDGTDYIALNEDLTSWTAADMAAQITKRKWEAAGDAEHYRSYLEGLCVDWLRLYLDKGKETLLRADPPKAHVTHHPVSAREVTLRCWARGFYPADISLTWQRDGEDQTQDMELVETRPAGDGTFQKWAAVGVPPGEEQRYTCHVQHEGLPEPLTLRWEPPPQTFISIILGIAGGLVLLGAVAGAVMWGRRRSGGKGGSYAQAASSDSAQGSDVSLSAVKA; encoded by the exons ATGCGGGTCATgcggccccccaccctcctcctgctgctctcgGGGGCGCTGGTCCTGACCCCCAGCCGGGCCG ccccggccctgccccccgtccgccccccaggcccccactccaTGAGGTATTTCAGCACCATCTGGTCCCGGCCCGGCCGCGGGGAGCCCCGCTTCATCTCCGTCGGCTACGTGGACGACACGCAGTTCGTGCGGTTCGACAGCGACGCGGCGAGTGGGAGGATGGAGCCGCGGGCGCCGTGGATGCAGCAGCCGTGGGTGGAGCGGGAGAGGCCGGGGTACTGGGAGGAGCAGACGCTGGCGGTCAAGGGAACCGCACAGACTTTCCGAGTGAACCTGCAGACCGCCCTCGGCTACTACAACCAGAGCGAGGACG GGTCTCACACCCTCCAGGTCTTGTCTGGCTGCGACTTGGGACCCGACGGCCGCCTCCTCCGCGGGTACAGTCAATACGCCTACGACGGCACCGACTACATCGCCCTGAACGAGGACCTGACCTCCTGGACCGCGGCCGACATGGCGGCTCAGATCACAAAGCGCAAGTGGGAGGCGGCGGGTGATGCAGAGCATTACAGGAGCTACCTGGAGGGCCTGTGTGTGGACTGGCTCCGTCTTTACCTGGACAAAGGGAAGGAGACCCTGCTGCGCGCAG ACCCTCCAAAGGCACACGTGACCCACCACCCCGTCTCTGCCCGTGAGGTCACCCTGAGGTGCTGGGCGCGGGGCTTCTACCCTGCGGACATCAGCCTGACCTGGCAGCGTGACGGGGAGGACCAGACCCAGGACATGGAGctggtggagaccaggcctgcgggggacgGCACCTTCCAGAAGTGGGCGGCCGTGGGGGTGCCCCCTGGCGAGGAGCAGAGATACACGTGCCATGTGCAGCACGAGGGGCTGCCCGAGCCCCTGACCCtgagatggg agCCGCCTCCTCAGACCTTCATCTCCATCATCCTGGGCATCGCTGGGGGCCTGGTTCTGCTGGGAGCTGTGGCTGGAGCTGTGATGTGGGGGAGGAGGcgctcag GTGGAAAAGGAGGGAGCTACGCTCAGGCTGCCA GCAGTGACAGTGCCCAGGgctctgatgtgtctctctcggcTGTTAAAG CGTGA
- the LOC103304883 gene encoding saoe class I histocompatibility antigen, A alpha chain-like isoform X1, with the protein MRVMRPPTLLLLLSGALVLTPSRAAPALPPVRPPGPHSMRYFSTIWSRPGRGEPRFISVGYVDDTQFVRFDSDAASGRMEPRAPWMQQPWVERERPGYWEEQTLAVKGTAQTFRVNLQTALGYYNQSEDGSHTLQVLSGCDLGPDGRLLRGYSQYAYDGTDYIALNEDLTSWTAADMAAQITKRKWEAADPPKAHVTHHPVSAREVTLRCWARGFYPADISLTWQRDGEDQTQDMELVETRPAGDGTFQKWAAVGVPPGEEQRYTCHVQHEGLPEPLTLRWEPPPQTFISIILGIAGGLVLLGAVAGAVMWGRRRSGGKGGSYAQAASSDSAQGSDVSLSAVKA; encoded by the exons ATGCGGGTCATgcggccccccaccctcctcctgctgctctcgGGGGCGCTGGTCCTGACCCCCAGCCGGGCCG ccccggccctgccccccgtccgccccccaggcccccactccaTGAGGTATTTCAGCACCATCTGGTCCCGGCCCGGCCGCGGGGAGCCCCGCTTCATCTCCGTCGGCTACGTGGACGACACGCAGTTCGTGCGGTTCGACAGCGACGCGGCGAGTGGGAGGATGGAGCCGCGGGCGCCGTGGATGCAGCAGCCGTGGGTGGAGCGGGAGAGGCCGGGGTACTGGGAGGAGCAGACGCTGGCGGTCAAGGGAACCGCACAGACTTTCCGAGTGAACCTGCAGACCGCCCTCGGCTACTACAACCAGAGCGAGGACG GGTCTCACACCCTCCAGGTCTTGTCTGGCTGCGACTTGGGACCCGACGGCCGCCTCCTCCGCGGGTACAGTCAATACGCCTACGACGGCACCGACTACATCGCCCTGAACGAGGACCTGACCTCCTGGACCGCGGCCGACATGGCGGCTCAGATCACAAAGCGCAAGTGGGAGGCGGCGG ACCCTCCAAAGGCACACGTGACCCACCACCCCGTCTCTGCCCGTGAGGTCACCCTGAGGTGCTGGGCGCGGGGCTTCTACCCTGCGGACATCAGCCTGACCTGGCAGCGTGACGGGGAGGACCAGACCCAGGACATGGAGctggtggagaccaggcctgcgggggacgGCACCTTCCAGAAGTGGGCGGCCGTGGGGGTGCCCCCTGGCGAGGAGCAGAGATACACGTGCCATGTGCAGCACGAGGGGCTGCCCGAGCCCCTGACCCtgagatggg agCCGCCTCCTCAGACCTTCATCTCCATCATCCTGGGCATCGCTGGGGGCCTGGTTCTGCTGGGAGCTGTGGCTGGAGCTGTGATGTGGGGGAGGAGGcgctcag GTGGAAAAGGAGGGAGCTACGCTCAGGCTGCCA GCAGTGACAGTGCCCAGGgctctgatgtgtctctctcggcTGTTAAAG CGTGA
- the LOC103304883 gene encoding saoe class I histocompatibility antigen, A alpha chain-like isoform X2: MRVMRPPTLLLLLSGALVLTPSRAAPALPPVRPPGPHSMRYFSTIWSRPGRGEPRFISVGYVDDTQFVRFDSDAASGRMEPRAPWMQQPWVERERPGYWEEQTLAVKGTAQTFRVNLQTALGYYNQSEDGSHTLQVLSGCDLGPDGRLLRGYSQYAYDGTDYIALNEDLTSWTAADMAAQITKRKWEAAGDAEHYRSYLEGLCVDWLRLYLDKGKETLLRADPPKAHVTHHPVSAREVTLRCWARGFYPADISLTWQRDGEDQTQDMELVETRPAGDGTFQKWAAVGVPPGEEQRYTCHVQHEGLPEPLTLRWGGKGGSYAQAASSDSAQGSDVSLSAVKA, encoded by the exons ATGCGGGTCATgcggccccccaccctcctcctgctgctctcgGGGGCGCTGGTCCTGACCCCCAGCCGGGCCG ccccggccctgccccccgtccgccccccaggcccccactccaTGAGGTATTTCAGCACCATCTGGTCCCGGCCCGGCCGCGGGGAGCCCCGCTTCATCTCCGTCGGCTACGTGGACGACACGCAGTTCGTGCGGTTCGACAGCGACGCGGCGAGTGGGAGGATGGAGCCGCGGGCGCCGTGGATGCAGCAGCCGTGGGTGGAGCGGGAGAGGCCGGGGTACTGGGAGGAGCAGACGCTGGCGGTCAAGGGAACCGCACAGACTTTCCGAGTGAACCTGCAGACCGCCCTCGGCTACTACAACCAGAGCGAGGACG GGTCTCACACCCTCCAGGTCTTGTCTGGCTGCGACTTGGGACCCGACGGCCGCCTCCTCCGCGGGTACAGTCAATACGCCTACGACGGCACCGACTACATCGCCCTGAACGAGGACCTGACCTCCTGGACCGCGGCCGACATGGCGGCTCAGATCACAAAGCGCAAGTGGGAGGCGGCGGGTGATGCAGAGCATTACAGGAGCTACCTGGAGGGCCTGTGTGTGGACTGGCTCCGTCTTTACCTGGACAAAGGGAAGGAGACCCTGCTGCGCGCAG ACCCTCCAAAGGCACACGTGACCCACCACCCCGTCTCTGCCCGTGAGGTCACCCTGAGGTGCTGGGCGCGGGGCTTCTACCCTGCGGACATCAGCCTGACCTGGCAGCGTGACGGGGAGGACCAGACCCAGGACATGGAGctggtggagaccaggcctgcgggggacgGCACCTTCCAGAAGTGGGCGGCCGTGGGGGTGCCCCCTGGCGAGGAGCAGAGATACACGTGCCATGTGCAGCACGAGGGGCTGCCCGAGCCCCTGACCCtgagatggg GTGGAAAAGGAGGGAGCTACGCTCAGGCTGCCA GCAGTGACAGTGCCCAGGgctctgatgtgtctctctcggcTGTTAAAG CGTGA
- the LOC103304883 gene encoding patr class I histocompatibility antigen, A-126 alpha chain-like isoform X5, which produces MRVMRPPTLLLLLSGALVLTPSRAGPHSMRYFSTIWSRPGRGEPRFISVGYVDDTQFVRFDSDAASGRMEPRAPWMQQPWVERERPGYWEEQTLAVKGTAQTFRVNLQTALGYYNQSEDGSHTLQVLSGCDLGPDGRLLRGYSQYAYDGTDYIALNEDLTSWTAADMAAQITKRKWEAAGDAEHYRSYLEGLCVDWLRLYLDKGKETLLRADPPKAHVTHHPVSAREVTLRCWARGFYPADISLTWQRDGEDQTQDMELVETRPAGDGTFQKWAAVGVPPGEEQRYTCHVQHEGLPEPLTLRWEPPPQTFISIILGIAGGLVLLGAVAGAVMWGRRRSGGKGGSYAQAASSDSAQGSDVSLSAVKA; this is translated from the exons ATGCGGGTCATgcggccccccaccctcctcctgctgctctcgGGGGCGCTGGTCCTGACCCCCAGCCGGGCCG gcccccactccaTGAGGTATTTCAGCACCATCTGGTCCCGGCCCGGCCGCGGGGAGCCCCGCTTCATCTCCGTCGGCTACGTGGACGACACGCAGTTCGTGCGGTTCGACAGCGACGCGGCGAGTGGGAGGATGGAGCCGCGGGCGCCGTGGATGCAGCAGCCGTGGGTGGAGCGGGAGAGGCCGGGGTACTGGGAGGAGCAGACGCTGGCGGTCAAGGGAACCGCACAGACTTTCCGAGTGAACCTGCAGACCGCCCTCGGCTACTACAACCAGAGCGAGGACG GGTCTCACACCCTCCAGGTCTTGTCTGGCTGCGACTTGGGACCCGACGGCCGCCTCCTCCGCGGGTACAGTCAATACGCCTACGACGGCACCGACTACATCGCCCTGAACGAGGACCTGACCTCCTGGACCGCGGCCGACATGGCGGCTCAGATCACAAAGCGCAAGTGGGAGGCGGCGGGTGATGCAGAGCATTACAGGAGCTACCTGGAGGGCCTGTGTGTGGACTGGCTCCGTCTTTACCTGGACAAAGGGAAGGAGACCCTGCTGCGCGCAG ACCCTCCAAAGGCACACGTGACCCACCACCCCGTCTCTGCCCGTGAGGTCACCCTGAGGTGCTGGGCGCGGGGCTTCTACCCTGCGGACATCAGCCTGACCTGGCAGCGTGACGGGGAGGACCAGACCCAGGACATGGAGctggtggagaccaggcctgcgggggacgGCACCTTCCAGAAGTGGGCGGCCGTGGGGGTGCCCCCTGGCGAGGAGCAGAGATACACGTGCCATGTGCAGCACGAGGGGCTGCCCGAGCCCCTGACCCtgagatggg agCCGCCTCCTCAGACCTTCATCTCCATCATCCTGGGCATCGCTGGGGGCCTGGTTCTGCTGGGAGCTGTGGCTGGAGCTGTGATGTGGGGGAGGAGGcgctcag GTGGAAAAGGAGGGAGCTACGCTCAGGCTGCCA GCAGTGACAGTGCCCAGGgctctgatgtgtctctctcggcTGTTAAAG CGTGA
- the LOC103304883 gene encoding saoe class I histocompatibility antigen, A alpha chain-like isoform X3 yields MRVMRPPTLLLLLSGALVLTPSRAGPHSMRYFSTIWSRPGRGEPRFISVGYVDDTQFVRFDSDAASGRMEPRAPWMQQPWVERERPGYWEEQTLAVKGTAQTFRVNLQTALGYYNQSEDGSHTLQVLSGCDLGPDGRLLRGYSQYAYDGTDYIALNEDLTSWTAADMAAQITKRKWEAAGDAEHYRSYLEGLCVDWLRLYLDKGKETLLRADPPKAHVTHHPVSAREVTLRCWARGFYPADISLTWQRDGEDQTQDMELVETRPAGDGTFQKWAAVGVPPGEEQRYTCHVQHEGLPEPLTLRWGGKGGSYAQAASSDSAQGSDVSLSAVKA; encoded by the exons ATGCGGGTCATgcggccccccaccctcctcctgctgctctcgGGGGCGCTGGTCCTGACCCCCAGCCGGGCCG gcccccactccaTGAGGTATTTCAGCACCATCTGGTCCCGGCCCGGCCGCGGGGAGCCCCGCTTCATCTCCGTCGGCTACGTGGACGACACGCAGTTCGTGCGGTTCGACAGCGACGCGGCGAGTGGGAGGATGGAGCCGCGGGCGCCGTGGATGCAGCAGCCGTGGGTGGAGCGGGAGAGGCCGGGGTACTGGGAGGAGCAGACGCTGGCGGTCAAGGGAACCGCACAGACTTTCCGAGTGAACCTGCAGACCGCCCTCGGCTACTACAACCAGAGCGAGGACG GGTCTCACACCCTCCAGGTCTTGTCTGGCTGCGACTTGGGACCCGACGGCCGCCTCCTCCGCGGGTACAGTCAATACGCCTACGACGGCACCGACTACATCGCCCTGAACGAGGACCTGACCTCCTGGACCGCGGCCGACATGGCGGCTCAGATCACAAAGCGCAAGTGGGAGGCGGCGGGTGATGCAGAGCATTACAGGAGCTACCTGGAGGGCCTGTGTGTGGACTGGCTCCGTCTTTACCTGGACAAAGGGAAGGAGACCCTGCTGCGCGCAG ACCCTCCAAAGGCACACGTGACCCACCACCCCGTCTCTGCCCGTGAGGTCACCCTGAGGTGCTGGGCGCGGGGCTTCTACCCTGCGGACATCAGCCTGACCTGGCAGCGTGACGGGGAGGACCAGACCCAGGACATGGAGctggtggagaccaggcctgcgggggacgGCACCTTCCAGAAGTGGGCGGCCGTGGGGGTGCCCCCTGGCGAGGAGCAGAGATACACGTGCCATGTGCAGCACGAGGGGCTGCCCGAGCCCCTGACCCtgagatggg GTGGAAAAGGAGGGAGCTACGCTCAGGCTGCCA GCAGTGACAGTGCCCAGGgctctgatgtgtctctctcggcTGTTAAAG CGTGA